The DNA region GGCGCTCGACCATCAACATGGCGGCGGCGCTCGACGCCCTGCCGCCCTGCACGGTCGTGCAGCTGACGGGCGTGTACGACGCCGGGACCGCCGAGCGCGGTTCGGTGGAGGCGGTCCGGCGGGCCGCGCAGGTCTCCGGTGGCGACGCCCACCCGATCTACGCCCCGATGCTCCTGCCGGACGCGGCGACCGCCGCGGCGCTGCGCCACCAGACGGGGATCGCGCGGGCCTTCGAGTACTTCGACAAGGTCACCGTCGCGGCGGTGTCCATCGGCTCCTGGGAGCCCGGCATCTCCACGGTGCACGACATGCTCACCGACGAGGAGCGCGCGCACTACGCCTCGCTCGGCGTCGCCGCTGAGATGTCGGCGCACCTCTTCGACGCCGAGGGCCGCAGGGTCGGGCGCGACCTGGGCGAGCGCTGCATCACCGTCGAGGCGGACCGGCTGCGCCGCATCCCCGAGGTCGTCGCGATCGCCGGGGGCCAGCGCAAGGCCGCCGCGATCGACGCGGTGCTCCGCTCCGGCCTCGTCACGAGCCTCGTCACGGACACGGCGGCGGCGGACCAGCTCCTGGTCGCCGGTTCGGCTCCGCGGCCGGCGCTCGACCGGGCGGATCCGGACGGGGAGTAGCACGGGCCCGCGCGGTGCGCGGGTGCGGCCGGGGGGGCCGGGGGACGGGGACGGCGGGGGAACAACGGGGCAGCCGGGGCAGTCGGGGGCAGTCGGGGGCAGTCAGAGCGGTGGGGCGGCCCGGCGGTGGGGGCGGTGACCGACCGGCGCTCGGACGTCGGCGCGCGCCGGTGCGCGGAAGCTGGCAGCATCGGCCCCATGATCTTCCGGTCCTCCGGCCAGCTGCGAAGAGCGCTCCTGGGCGCACTCCTGATCTGCCTCGCGGTCCTGCTGACGGGATGCGGCGCAGAGGGGGACGACACCCCCGACCGGCAGAGCACGACAGACCGGCAGAGCGCCACCGACCGGCGCAGCAGTCCGGGCGTCGCGGCCCGGACCCCCGCCTGGGCGCGCGGCATGGAGACCGTCGAAGCCGCCCGCCTCCCCGCCGAGGCACGCCGGACGCTGCGCCTCATCGACGCCGGCGGGCCCTTCCCGTACGAGAAGGACGGCAGCGTCTTCGGCAACTTCGAGGGCGAACTGCCCCGGCACGCACGCGGCTACTACCGCGAATACACGGTCCCCACCCCCGGGGCCCGCAACCGCGGCGCACGCCGCATCGTGACCGGCCGGGAGCACGAGACGTACTACACGGACGACCACTACGCGTCGTTCAAGGCGGTACTGAGATGACGACGACGGAGACGAGGGCGGCGGACGTGGTGGGCGCACCGGGCGGGACGAGGGAGGCGACGACGTGATGGCGGATGAAGGCGAGGAGCGGGCCGCGGTGGACGGCACGGGCGCGCGAGGCGCCGACGGACACGGCGCGGGGCAGCAGCGCGGGCCCGTGCCCCCGTCGGTGCTCGACGCCGTCCGCGGCAGCGGCTGGGCCACGCTCACGCTCGATCTGACCGGCGTGCACGACAAGGGCGCCTTCATGGACCGGTGCGCGGACGCGCTGACGCTGCCGGACTGGTTCGGCCGCAACTGGGACGCGCTCGCGGACTGCCTCACCGACCTGTCCTGGGCGGACGACGCCCCGGGGCGGCTGCTCGTGGTCTCCGGGTGGTGGGAGTACGCCGAGGCGGCGCCCGGCGACTGGGCCGTCGCGCAGGAGGTGTTCGCCGACGCGGTCACGTACTGGCAGGGACGGGAGCGGGGCCTTGAGGTCGTCCTCGTCGTGGGGCCGCTGTCGGGCTGAGGCGGAGCGTGTCCGGCTTGGAGGATCCGACCAGGGCCCCGGGGGGCGTCTGGGTGATCGTCCCAGGCGGCGCAATCCCTTCGGCATGGGACAATGAAGTACGTGCTTTTCCCCCGGCTGTCCTGTTCGGGGGCCACCTCTGATCGACTGGGATGAGCAGCACGTGCGTTTCCTCAATGACATCCAGCCCCCGTACGACCTGACGTACGACGACGTCTTCATGGTGCCGAGGCGCTCCGCCGTGGGCTCGCGCCAGGGCGTCGACCTCTCGTCGCCGGACGGCACGGGCACCACGATCCCGCTGGTCGTCGCCAACATGACCGCGATCGCCGGCCGCCGCATGGCCGAGACCGTCGCCCGCCGTGGCGGCCTCGTCGTCATTCCGCAGGACATCCCGATCGACGTCGTCACCGAGGTCATCTCCTGGGTGAAGACGCGCCACCACGTGCTGGACACCCCGATCGTCCTCGCCCCCACGCAGACCGTCGCGGACGCCCTCGCGCTGCTGCCCAAGCGGGCCCACGACGCGGGTGTCGTGGTGGACGCGGACCACAAGCCGGTCGGCGTGGTCACCGACGCCGACCTCAGCGGCGTCGACCGCTTCACCCAGCTGTCCGAGGTCATGTCGAAGGACCTGCTCCTCCTGGACGCGGACATCGACCCGCGCGACGCCTTCAACAAGCTGGACGGCGCC from Streptomyces flavofungini includes:
- a CDS encoding ribonuclease domain-containing protein, which produces MIFRSSGQLRRALLGALLICLAVLLTGCGAEGDDTPDRQSTTDRQSATDRRSSPGVAARTPAWARGMETVEAARLPAEARRTLRLIDAGGPFPYEKDGSVFGNFEGELPRHARGYYREYTVPTPGARNRGARRIVTGREHETYYTDDHYASFKAVLR
- a CDS encoding barstar family protein, with the protein product MADEGEERAAVDGTGARGADGHGAGQQRGPVPPSVLDAVRGSGWATLTLDLTGVHDKGAFMDRCADALTLPDWFGRNWDALADCLTDLSWADDAPGRLLVVSGWWEYAEAAPGDWAVAQEVFADAVTYWQGRERGLEVVLVVGPLSG
- a CDS encoding sugar-binding transcriptional regulator produces the protein MNSSEESTVSAMSAGRSAMRMGPAELVQAAAMARRFYLEGKSKIQIAEEFGVSRFKVARVLETALERDLVRIEIRVPAELDAERSDALRARYGLRHAVVVESPAATEDIDESPDPENLGEVAAGLLGELVNEGDVLGLAWGRSTINMAAALDALPPCTVVQLTGVYDAGTAERGSVEAVRRAAQVSGGDAHPIYAPMLLPDAATAAALRHQTGIARAFEYFDKVTVAAVSIGSWEPGISTVHDMLTDEERAHYASLGVAAEMSAHLFDAEGRRVGRDLGERCITVEADRLRRIPEVVAIAGGQRKAAAIDAVLRSGLVTSLVTDTAAADQLLVAGSAPRPALDRADPDGE